One part of the Peromyscus eremicus chromosome 18, PerEre_H2_v1, whole genome shotgun sequence genome encodes these proteins:
- the LOC131895085 gene encoding transcription initiation factor TFIID subunit 7-like, with the protein MSENHADDELPPELENQFILRLPPEQAARVRQIIRSGNAAMRERLKIDLSPDARHAVLQVDDVSLSARVVDLPCVIGSLKTHDRKTFYKTADISQMLVCSAEGHPRSSPEEPAPAAGATALGHQGETGNKYVWKHGIAPPLKNVRKKRFRKPTRKLPDVKQSEGSCGGYVDSKDVEKEVKRLLRSDAEAISSRWEITVDDDTKAVQSPACIPGLPVPTEISGHSSSECAVPQNTFRDSSGQDDDQEKDENKDEDEEEEEDEEEEEKEDDSEEDLERELQTKFIEFSLCEAKEGRSSIILGIQKLIHYKEKKLQKIQGKAQRQKDLLGKLENLTLKSHFQSELEQLKLQEKQKYEQIIFLQEQLKYFVKK; encoded by the coding sequence ATGAGTGAAAACCACGCCGATGACGAGCTTCCTCCCGAACTCGAGAACCAGTTCATCCTGCGCCTGCCCCCGGAACAGGCTGCCAGGGTCAGGCAGATCATCCGTTCTGGAAATGCCGCCATGAGAGAGAGACTAAAGATTGACCTGTCTCCGGATGCACGGCACGCCGTCCTTCAGGTGGATGACGTTTCTCTGTCCGCCAGGGTCGTTGATTTGCCTTGTGTCATTGGAAGCCTGAAAACTCACGACAGGAAAACCTTTTATAAAACGGCCGATATTTCCCAGATGCTTGTGTGCAGTGCCGAGGGCCATCCCCGCTCTTCTCCAGAAGAACCAGCCCCTGCCGCCGGGGCTACGGCCCTGGGACACCAAGGGGAGACAGGGAACAAATATGTTTGGAAGCATGGCATTGCCCCACCACTGAAGAATGTCAGAAAGAAACGGTTTCGGAAACCGACAAGAAAGCTCCCGGATGTGAAGCAAAGTGAAGGCAGCTGTGGTGGCTACGTTGACTCGAAAGATGTGGAAAAGGAAGTGAAGAGACTGCTGCGTTCAGATGCTGAAGCCATCAGCAGCCGATGGGAAATCACTGTTGATGACGACACCAAGGCAGTCCAAAGTCCAGCCTGTATTCCGGGGCTTCCGGTACCCACCGAAATAAGTGGGCATAGCTCATCAGAATGTGCTGTGCCTCAGAACACATTCCGTGATTCTAGCGGTCAGGATGACGATCAAGAGAAGGATGAGAATAAGGatgaggatgaagaggaagaggaggatgaagaagaggaggagaaggaagatgattCTGAAGAAGATTTGGAAAGGGAGCTACAAACCAAGTTTATTGAGTTTAGCTTGTGCGAAGCTAAGGAAGGTCGTAGTTCAATAATTTTGGGAATTCAGAAGCTGATTCACTACAAGGAGAAAAAGCTCCAGAAGATTCAGGGCAAAGCacaaagacagaaagatctcCTTGGAAAATTGGAAAACCTGACCCTCAAGAGTCATTTCCAGTCTGAGCTAGAACAGCTCAAGTTGCAGGAGAAACAGAAGTATGAGCAGATCATTTTCCTACAGGAGCAACTGAAATATTTTGTGAAGAAGTAA